A part of Desulfobacter sp. genomic DNA contains:
- a CDS encoding type II toxin-antitoxin system RelE/ParE family toxin: MEQKWRILFCDEMESLCPVTEFINHCRPKHQVKVLRLLSLLEEKGPILPRPYADLLRDGIHELRFTLSRENVRVLYFFCYQKFIVLYNAFFKNTERVPENQIRDVMAYRERFLEKSSPETLEEAWREVF, encoded by the coding sequence ATGGAACAAAAATGGCGCATTCTCTTTTGTGATGAAATGGAGAGCCTATGCCCGGTAACCGAATTCATCAATCACTGCCGGCCCAAACACCAGGTCAAGGTACTGCGCCTGCTGTCCCTGCTGGAGGAAAAGGGCCCTATCCTCCCCCGGCCATACGCTGACCTGCTTAGGGACGGCATCCATGAGTTGAGATTCACCCTCTCAAGGGAAAATGTGCGGGTACTCTACTTTTTCTGCTACCAAAAGTTCATTGTACTTTACAACGCTTTCTTTAAAAATACAGAGCGGGTCCCGGAAAATCAGATCCGGGATGTCATGGCATACCGTGAACGGTTTTTGGAAAAATCATCTCCTGAAACGCTTGAAGAGGCCTGGCGTGAAGTTTTTTAA
- the eutM gene encoding ethanolamine utilization microcompartment protein EutM — MTKFDALGMIETRGLVGAVEAADAMVKAANVYLVGKEQIGSGLVTVMVRGDVGAVKAATDAGAAAAERVGEVVSVHVIPRPHTEVEDILPQKA; from the coding sequence ATGACTAAATTTGATGCATTGGGAATGATTGAAACTAGAGGTCTGGTAGGTGCTGTAGAAGCTGCTGACGCAATGGTTAAAGCTGCAAACGTATACCTGGTAGGCAAAGAACAGATCGGTTCCGGTCTGGTAACCGTTATGGTAAGAGGCGACGTAGGCGCTGTTAAGGCTGCCACCGACGCCGGTGCCGCTGCTGCAGAACGGGTAGGTGAAGTGGTTTCCGTCCACGTCATCCCCCGTCCCCACACCGAAGTGGAAGACATTCTGCCCCAGAAAGCATAA
- a CDS encoding phosphate propanoyltransferase translates to MSTYDALVKLLVDAVAEHGADKVIPVAQATVSQPAIAPAAAAPAAPAVDPDHIPVGVSNRHIHLSQEDVEALFGNGHELQELKPLSQPGQYGCKETVTICGPKGAIEKVRVLGPTRSKTQVEVLAGDAYKLGVIAPTRMSGDLEGSPGITLIGPKGSVQAKEGLVVAQRHIHMNNSDAAHFGVRDGQIVSIQLDGTRGGMYNNVVVRANDSSALEFHVDIEEANAMNINAHSQIKIVK, encoded by the coding sequence ATGAGTACCTACGACGCCCTGGTCAAGCTGCTGGTCGATGCCGTGGCCGAACACGGTGCGGACAAGGTGATTCCCGTGGCCCAGGCCACCGTATCCCAGCCAGCAATTGCACCCGCAGCTGCGGCGCCTGCCGCCCCGGCTGTGGATCCCGACCACATTCCCGTAGGGGTTTCCAACCGCCACATCCACCTTTCCCAGGAAGATGTTGAAGCCCTTTTCGGTAATGGCCACGAACTTCAGGAGCTCAAGCCCCTGTCCCAGCCCGGCCAGTACGGCTGCAAGGAAACCGTCACCATCTGCGGCCCCAAGGGGGCCATTGAAAAGGTGAGGGTGCTGGGTCCCACCCGGAGTAAAACCCAGGTGGAAGTGCTGGCCGGTGACGCCTATAAACTCGGCGTCATCGCCCCCACCCGCATGTCGGGAGACTTGGAAGGCTCCCCCGGCATCACCCTGATTGGCCCCAAAGGGTCGGTCCAGGCCAAGGAGGGGCTGGTCGTGGCCCAGCGCCACATCCACATGAACAATTCGGATGCTGCGCACTTCGGCGTCCGTGACGGGCAGATCGTCAGCATTCAGTTGGACGGCACCCGGGGGGGCATGTATAACAACGTGGTTGTCCGGGCCAATGATTCATCGGCCCTTGAATTCCACGTGGATATAGAAGAAGCAAATGCCATGAATATCAATGCGCATTCGCAGATTAAAATTGTGAAGTAG
- a CDS encoding acetaldehyde dehydrogenase (acetylating) has product MENMDYDLRSVQEARDLARLGQVATEQIKNYTEDLIDKILCNMVRAAQAHAVELAKMAVEETGFGKVADKTYKNHMASVTLYDAIKNMKTIGVIREDDLNKVIEIAEPVGLCLGIIPSTNPTSTAIFKMMIALKSRNAIIMSPHPAAKKCTMKACQVMYDAAVEAGAPANIFSCVSMPSMPATDALMKNDLVKMIIATGGPGMVKAAYSAGKPALGVGAGNSPAYIERTANVAQAVKNIVASKTFDNGTICASEQSVIAEECNRDEVIAEFKKQGGYFMTKEETDKVCNLLFKNGHAMNAAFVGRSPQVIAAAAGINIPAGTTVLLGEQHGVGKEWPLSFEKLTTVLAFYTVKDWHEACKLSIDLLQNGIGHTMSLHTEDANMVREFSVKPSSRILVNTGSTMGGVGASTGLVPSFTLGCGSWGGSSVSDNVTPMHLINIKRVAYGIKDCTTLAAEDPTFNYPELNSLSAACPAGNPVCQGAACPSPCKPAETAAPAVSPAEMMRTATSGCCGATIGANGEGINKEQLADMIDSLVKVLKGEG; this is encoded by the coding sequence GTGGAAAATATGGATTACGATTTGCGCTCCGTGCAGGAAGCAAGGGATCTGGCCCGCCTGGGCCAGGTAGCCACCGAGCAGATCAAAAACTATACAGAGGATCTCATTGACAAGATCCTGTGCAACATGGTTCGCGCCGCCCAGGCCCATGCCGTTGAACTGGCAAAAATGGCTGTGGAGGAAACCGGTTTCGGCAAGGTTGCCGATAAGACCTACAAGAACCACATGGCTTCCGTCACCCTTTACGATGCCATTAAAAATATGAAAACCATCGGTGTGATCCGGGAAGACGACCTGAACAAGGTCATTGAGATTGCCGAGCCCGTGGGCCTCTGCCTGGGGATTATCCCCTCCACCAACCCCACATCCACGGCCATCTTCAAGATGATGATCGCCCTGAAGTCCAGGAATGCCATCATCATGTCCCCCCACCCGGCAGCTAAAAAATGTACCATGAAGGCATGCCAGGTGATGTATGATGCCGCCGTAGAAGCCGGCGCACCCGCCAATATCTTCTCCTGCGTGTCCATGCCCTCAATGCCGGCCACCGACGCGCTGATGAAGAATGATCTGGTAAAAATGATCATTGCCACCGGCGGCCCCGGCATGGTGAAAGCCGCTTACAGCGCGGGCAAACCCGCCCTTGGCGTTGGCGCCGGTAACTCTCCCGCCTATATCGAGAGAACCGCCAATGTGGCCCAGGCTGTTAAAAACATCGTGGCTTCCAAGACCTTTGACAACGGTACCATCTGTGCTTCCGAACAGTCTGTCATCGCCGAGGAATGCAACCGTGATGAGGTCATTGCCGAGTTCAAGAAACAGGGCGGTTACTTCATGACCAAGGAAGAGACCGACAAGGTCTGCAACCTGCTCTTTAAAAACGGCCATGCCATGAACGCCGCCTTTGTGGGCCGGTCTCCCCAGGTTATCGCCGCTGCCGCCGGCATCAATATCCCCGCCGGCACCACGGTTCTCCTCGGCGAACAGCACGGGGTGGGCAAAGAATGGCCGCTCTCCTTTGAGAAATTGACCACGGTTCTGGCCTTCTACACCGTAAAAGACTGGCATGAGGCCTGCAAGCTCTCCATCGATCTGCTCCAGAACGGTATCGGCCACACCATGAGCCTGCACACCGAGGATGCCAACATGGTCAGGGAGTTCAGTGTCAAACCCTCATCACGGATCCTGGTCAACACCGGTTCCACCATGGGCGGTGTCGGCGCTTCCACCGGCCTGGTTCCCTCATTTACCCTGGGCTGCGGTTCCTGGGGCGGCTCTTCCGTCTCAGACAACGTGACGCCCATGCACCTGATCAACATCAAGCGTGTGGCCTACGGTATAAAGGACTGCACCACCCTGGCGGCTGAAGATCCCACATTCAACTATCCTGAACTGAACAGCCTCAGCGCCGCCTGCCCCGCAGGAAACCCTGTCTGCCAGGGCGCTGCCTGCCCCTCTCCCTGCAAGCCCGCAGAAACCGCCGCCCCGGCTGTCTCTCCGGCTGAGATGATGCGCACTGCCACATCTGGCTGCTGCGGTGCCACCATCGGTGCCAATGGCGAAGGCATCAACAAGGAGCAGCTGGCCGACATGATCGATTCCCTGGTAAAAGTGCTCAAGGGAGAAGGGTAA
- a CDS encoding BMC domain-containing protein, whose translation MKALGLVETKGLVAAIEGADAMLKAANVGLVDKTKVGSGLVTITIDGDVGAVKASVDAAVAAIERVNADALVSTHVIPRPDISIEGLIYPPKDTDPGPEPGPDSDPEPAPDNTPDAEPEADLEPEAEVEPVAEVEAVVEAVAPAVEPEADAQADAPEPEIEAAPESEPEVPAEDTEPEPAPEPVPEPVETPADPESMDREDFDRLVAGGAADAALEALNKLKLVKVKKLAREYKDFPMEAKKISRASKKKLLEAFEAHFKK comes from the coding sequence ATGAAGGCACTTGGATTAGTAGAAACAAAGGGGCTCGTGGCAGCCATCGAAGGGGCGGACGCCATGCTCAAGGCGGCTAATGTCGGCCTTGTGGACAAAACCAAGGTCGGGTCCGGGCTGGTTACCATCACCATCGACGGTGATGTGGGGGCCGTCAAGGCATCCGTGGATGCGGCCGTGGCCGCCATTGAGCGGGTTAATGCCGACGCCCTGGTTTCCACCCATGTGATCCCCCGCCCGGACATTTCCATTGAAGGGCTGATTTATCCGCCGAAAGATACAGATCCCGGCCCGGAGCCGGGACCCGATTCGGATCCTGAGCCGGCACCGGATAATACCCCCGATGCTGAACCTGAAGCTGATCTGGAACCTGAAGCCGAAGTTGAACCCGTTGCCGAAGTCGAAGCTGTTGTTGAGGCAGTTGCACCGGCTGTTGAACCTGAAGCTGACGCCCAGGCTGACGCGCCTGAGCCCGAAATTGAAGCAGCACCTGAATCTGAACCTGAGGTTCCGGCTGAGGATACCGAACCCGAACCGGCCCCTGAGCCTGTCCCCGAACCCGTCGAAACTCCGGCGGATCCCGAGTCCATGGACCGGGAGGATTTTGACAGGCTTGTCGCCGGAGGGGCGGCAGATGCCGCCCTTGAGGCCCTGAATAAACTCAAGCTGGTGAAAGTCAAAAAGCTGGCCCGGGAGTACAAGGATTTTCCCATGGAAGCGAAGAAGATTTCCAGGGCCAGTAAGAAAAAACTCCTTGAGGCCTTTGAGGCCCATTTTAAGAAATAA
- a CDS encoding DUF861 domain-containing protein → MKKVICAKDIDELVKEGGKTLYVDPKAILTPSAKDAIKKAEIEVVEGPAPAAPAACEAAAPAAAPAAACAEGDISSDMIYKALKAMLEKGMLEGMFNDNPAAQPAAPYVSETHGSGLKLVRGNNVTMEPLDVGVPGAKVSYQEFVGKGEATTSSGLLEIENAQFDWELEYEETDYVVEGTMTVTVDGQTFTAKAGDMFFLPKGSKVVMGSPDKCKVFYTTYPAL, encoded by the coding sequence ATGAAAAAAGTAATTTGTGCAAAAGATATCGACGAGCTGGTCAAAGAGGGGGGAAAAACCCTCTACGTCGATCCCAAGGCCATCTTGACCCCGTCCGCCAAGGACGCCATCAAAAAGGCCGAGATCGAAGTGGTTGAAGGACCCGCTCCCGCTGCCCCTGCCGCCTGTGAAGCCGCTGCACCGGCCGCTGCACCGGCAGCCGCCTGCGCCGAAGGCGACATCAGCAGCGATATGATTTACAAGGCCCTCAAGGCCATGCTGGAAAAGGGCATGCTGGAAGGGATGTTCAACGACAACCCTGCCGCCCAGCCGGCTGCCCCCTATGTCAGTGAAACCCACGGCAGCGGCCTGAAGCTGGTCCGGGGGAACAATGTCACCATGGAACCCCTGGATGTGGGCGTTCCCGGTGCCAAGGTCTCCTACCAGGAATTTGTGGGCAAGGGGGAAGCCACCACCTCCTCCGGGCTCCTTGAAATTGAGAACGCCCAGTTTGACTGGGAACTGGAATATGAAGAGACCGATTACGTCGTTGAAGGGACCATGACGGTCACCGTTGACGGGCAGACCTTCACCGCCAAGGCCGGGGACATGTTTTTCCTGCCCAAGGGTTCCAAGGTGGTCATGGGATCTCCTGATAAGTGTAAGGTGTTTTACACCACCTATCCCGCACTCTAA
- a CDS encoding BMC domain-containing protein, protein MQNAIGMVEFTSIARGIYAADQMVKTAEVEIVTAVSACPGKYIAIVTGDVASVENSVQVGEELAEEYLVDAIVIPNVAKGIFPAISGATMPEAVNAIGIVECFSMATMIIAADAILKAAELEAIELRMGNGLGGKAFFTFTGDVAAVNAGVDAGKSMIKGKGLLVNAEVIPSPSDRIVPSLL, encoded by the coding sequence ATGCAGAACGCTATCGGAATGGTTGAGTTTACAAGTATTGCTCGGGGGATTTACGCCGCCGACCAGATGGTTAAAACCGCTGAAGTGGAAATCGTGACCGCGGTTTCCGCCTGCCCGGGTAAATATATAGCAATTGTGACCGGGGATGTGGCCTCGGTTGAGAATTCCGTACAGGTGGGGGAAGAGCTGGCCGAGGAATACCTGGTGGACGCCATTGTGATCCCCAATGTGGCCAAGGGGATTTTCCCTGCCATTTCCGGGGCCACCATGCCCGAGGCCGTCAATGCCATCGGCATTGTGGAATGCTTTTCCATGGCCACCATGATCATTGCCGCTGACGCCATCCTCAAGGCTGCCGAACTGGAAGCCATTGAACTGAGAATGGGCAACGGCCTGGGCGGCAAAGCCTTTTTCACCTTTACCGGCGATGTGGCCGCGGTGAATGCGGGGGTTGATGCCGGCAAATCCATGATCAAGGGCAAAGGCCTGCTGGTGAACGCGGAAGTGATTCCCTCTCCCTCGGACCGGATTGTTCCCTCACTGCTATAG
- a CDS encoding 4Fe-4S dicluster domain-containing protein, with amino-acid sequence MDLLDSVKQAGIVGAGGAGFPTHVKLAAQAEYILLNGAECEPLLRVDQQIMDVHADEIIQGFAAAGRQVGAKKALLCIKYKHKKVIARLQARIDALSMGDYVEIRELPDVYPAGDEQIMVYEVLGRTVPEGGIPLNVGCVVTNSETAMNIHRAAKGEAVTETWLTLAGDIPNRMTLKVPVGTPVREVLALTGVDNLDDYRVIDGGPMMGPVMDNIDGHVTKVSKGYILLKKDHSLIRKKTVTPEQAKRLNKATCEQCRMCTDLCPRFLIGHGMEPHKMMRVLNYGMDVEEAGITAQLCCSCNLCELFSCPAGLHPRMANEWLKGKLAEKNIRYTSTKESYSGRANRDYRQVPSKRLIARLGLTRFDQDAPITDQTLEPAEVRIATRQHVGAPCVPAVSAGDRVEKGQIIGNIPEGSLGAPIHASISGRVTGVENDYIAIRKD; translated from the coding sequence ATGGATCTTCTGGATTCAGTAAAACAGGCCGGTATTGTCGGCGCAGGCGGGGCGGGATTTCCCACCCATGTCAAGCTGGCGGCCCAGGCCGAATATATATTGCTCAACGGCGCGGAATGCGAGCCCCTGCTCAGGGTCGACCAGCAGATCATGGATGTCCATGCGGACGAAATCATCCAGGGTTTTGCCGCCGCCGGCAGGCAGGTGGGTGCCAAAAAGGCCCTGCTCTGCATCAAGTACAAACACAAAAAAGTCATCGCCAGACTCCAGGCGCGCATCGATGCGCTGAGTATGGGGGATTATGTGGAAATCCGGGAGCTTCCCGATGTCTACCCCGCAGGTGACGAGCAGATCATGGTCTATGAGGTGCTGGGCCGTACCGTGCCCGAGGGCGGCATTCCCCTGAACGTGGGGTGTGTGGTGACCAACTCAGAAACCGCCATGAACATCCACCGGGCAGCCAAGGGTGAAGCCGTTACTGAAACCTGGCTGACCCTGGCCGGGGATATCCCCAACCGCATGACCCTGAAAGTGCCCGTGGGCACCCCGGTCAGAGAGGTGCTGGCGCTCACCGGCGTGGACAACCTGGACGACTACCGGGTGATTGACGGCGGTCCCATGATGGGGCCTGTCATGGACAACATCGACGGTCATGTGACCAAGGTGTCCAAGGGATACATCCTTTTGAAAAAGGACCATTCCCTGATCCGCAAAAAGACCGTGACCCCTGAGCAGGCCAAACGGCTGAACAAGGCCACCTGCGAGCAGTGCCGCATGTGCACCGACCTCTGCCCCCGGTTCCTCATCGGCCACGGCATGGAGCCCCACAAGATGATGCGGGTGCTCAACTACGGCATGGACGTTGAAGAAGCCGGCATCACAGCCCAGCTCTGCTGTTCCTGCAACCTCTGCGAACTCTTTTCCTGCCCCGCCGGCCTCCATCCCCGTATGGCCAATGAATGGCTTAAGGGCAAACTGGCAGAGAAAAACATCCGCTACACTTCCACCAAGGAAAGCTACAGCGGCAGGGCCAACCGGGATTACCGCCAGGTTCCCAGCAAGCGCCTCATCGCCCGGCTGGGACTGACCCGCTTTGACCAGGATGCCCCCATTACGGATCAGACCCTGGAACCTGCGGAAGTGCGCATTGCCACCCGGCAGCATGTGGGTGCTCCCTGTGTACCGGCGGTCAGCGCCGGCGACCGGGTCGAAAAAGGACAGATCATAGGTAATATCCCCGAAGGCAGCCTGGGCGCGCCCATCCATGCCAGCATTTCAGGCAGGGTCACGGGAGTTGAAAACGATTATATCGCCATAAGGAAGGACTGA
- a CDS encoding EutN/CcmL family microcompartment protein, which produces MLTAKLIGNVWATRKADGLNGFKLMQVEVLGGTMAGQKIVAVDTISAGFGDRVLVCTGSSARKMFNDDSLPIDAAIVGIIDEDCNFEGDE; this is translated from the coding sequence ATGTTGACTGCAAAACTCATCGGCAATGTCTGGGCCACCCGTAAAGCGGACGGGCTCAACGGGTTCAAGCTTATGCAGGTGGAAGTCCTGGGCGGCACCATGGCGGGGCAGAAGATCGTGGCTGTGGATACCATTTCCGCCGGATTCGGCGACCGGGTACTGGTTTGCACCGGTTCCTCGGCACGGAAAATGTTCAACGACGACAGCCTCCCCATTGATGCCGCCATCGTCGGAATTATTGATGAAGACTGCAATTTTGAAGGAGACGAGTAA
- the eutJ gene encoding ethanolamine utilization protein EutJ, with protein sequence MSERRVNFEYCDQLVEAFEKVVEKPVKSNSPVYYTGVDLGTACVVLAVLDENRKPVAGAYRWADVVRDGMVVDYIGAVQLVREMKEEVEEKLGTELIYAAAAIPPGTDSLDGGAIKNVVQGAGFELTGLFDEPTAANEVLKIKDGAVVDIGGGTTGISILKDGKVVYVDDEPTGGTHFSLVVAGAYKMAFDEADKYKREFKNHAELLPVLKPVVEKVGSIVKRHIEGHNVQEISLVGGTCCLTGIEEIIEKTTGIYTHKPKNPFFVTPLGIAMSCDNPEG encoded by the coding sequence ATGTCTGAGAGACGCGTAAATTTCGAATATTGCGACCAACTGGTCGAGGCCTTTGAAAAGGTCGTTGAAAAACCGGTGAAATCGAACTCACCTGTATACTATACCGGGGTGGACCTGGGAACGGCCTGCGTTGTGCTGGCCGTGCTGGACGAAAACCGGAAACCCGTTGCCGGTGCCTACCGCTGGGCCGATGTGGTCCGTGACGGCATGGTGGTGGATTATATCGGTGCGGTACAGCTGGTCCGGGAGATGAAAGAGGAAGTGGAAGAAAAACTGGGCACCGAGCTGATTTATGCAGCGGCTGCCATTCCTCCCGGTACCGACAGCCTTGACGGCGGGGCCATTAAAAATGTGGTCCAGGGGGCCGGCTTTGAACTCACCGGTCTCTTTGACGAGCCCACGGCAGCCAACGAGGTGCTGAAAATCAAGGACGGCGCCGTGGTGGATATCGGCGGCGGCACCACCGGCATTTCCATCCTCAAGGATGGGAAAGTGGTTTACGTGGATGACGAGCCCACCGGGGGCACCCATTTTTCCCTGGTGGTGGCAGGGGCTTATAAAATGGCCTTTGACGAAGCTGACAAGTACAAGCGGGAGTTTAAGAACCACGCCGAACTGCTGCCCGTGCTCAAGCCGGTGGTGGAAAAGGTGGGCTCCATTGTCAAGCGCCATATTGAAGGTCACAACGTCCAGGAAATTTCCCTGGTAGGCGGGACCTGCTGCCTCACCGGCATTGAGGAAATCATAGAGAAAACAACCGGGATTTACACCCATAAGCCCAAAAACCCCTTCTTTGTCACGCCCCTGGGTATCGCCATGAGCTGCGACAACCCCGAAGGCTGA
- a CDS encoding cobalamin adenosyltransferase encodes MKFITEFTLRDLYRKGAFTEYELGADARLTPGGRSFLSDKRIRLIEPGAPVKKKAWEKKADTVTPDGAEAAAQAADRPSAGPSADKMLAARARSLENLFLETGYDFLETDVNFAKTIMELSPAVGAIRNMILGETPEQSLDCTACTKINQDNFDQDLGECFEITPFHIQSKNGRQILKLDKLRCAVYELAVLAEASNHPAGKDDDLYRRVNRVANVLSQMICTAFGGKECLRDA; translated from the coding sequence ATGAAATTTATAACGGAATTCACGCTCAGGGACCTGTACAGAAAAGGGGCCTTTACCGAATACGAGCTCGGGGCCGATGCCCGGCTGACCCCCGGCGGACGGTCCTTCCTCTCGGATAAGCGGATCCGACTCATTGAGCCCGGCGCCCCTGTCAAGAAAAAGGCCTGGGAAAAAAAGGCCGACACCGTGACCCCGGATGGGGCTGAAGCAGCGGCCCAAGCCGCAGACAGGCCTAGCGCCGGGCCCAGCGCAGACAAGATGCTGGCAGCCCGGGCCAGGTCCCTGGAAAACCTCTTCCTTGAAACCGGGTATGATTTTCTGGAGACCGATGTCAATTTTGCCAAAACCATTATGGAGCTTTCACCGGCCGTTGGTGCCATCAGGAATATGATTCTGGGAGAAACACCGGAACAATCCCTTGACTGCACGGCCTGCACAAAAATCAACCAGGATAATTTTGACCAAGACCTGGGGGAGTGTTTTGAGATTACCCCCTTTCACATCCAGTCCAAGAACGGCAGACAGATCCTGAAGCTGGATAAGCTGCGCTGCGCCGTGTATGAACTTGCCGTCCTGGCCGAGGCCTCCAACCATCCTGCGGGAAAAGACGACGACCTCTACCGCAGGGTCAACCGGGTGGCCAATGTATTATCGCAGATGATCTGCACCGCTTTTGGAGGAAAAGAATGTCTGAGAGACGCGTAA
- a CDS encoding ethanolamine utilization protein EutP produces MGKRRIMLIGPSECGKTTLANAINGVEGPVRKTQDLIFGKHTMDVPGSYIETPWMYRHLISAAQNHAAHILMLVDQGRCREIGAPGFAKVFNCPVTGVVTKTDLNPENEGRCLAHLKRLGAAQPYYKVSGRSGDGMAELTTYLEEQGLMQ; encoded by the coding sequence ATGGGAAAACGGCGGATCATGCTCATCGGGCCTTCGGAATGCGGAAAGACCACCCTGGCCAATGCCATCAACGGGGTGGAAGGGCCGGTGCGCAAAACCCAGGATTTGATCTTCGGAAAGCACACCATGGATGTGCCCGGGTCCTATATCGAGACCCCCTGGATGTACCGCCACCTGATCTCCGCGGCCCAGAACCACGCGGCCCACATTCTGATGCTGGTGGACCAGGGCCGCTGCCGGGAGATCGGGGCCCCGGGCTTTGCCAAGGTATTTAACTGCCCGGTGACCGGTGTGGTCACCAAAACCGACCTGAACCCGGAAAATGAAGGCCGCTGCCTGGCCCACCTCAAACGGCTGGGCGCCGCGCAGCCTTATTATAAAGTTTCCGGCCGTTCCGGAGATGGAATGGCTGAATTGACAACCTATTTAGAAGAACAAGGGCTGATGCAATGA
- a CDS encoding BMC domain-containing protein, translated as MGIFDGKENELTRVIQETVPGKQVTIAHVIAAPTQDIYDRLGIDGRGAIGILTLTPYETAIIAADIATKAADVEIGFLDRFTGSLVVGGDVQSVETALEQVTDVLKTVLGFTVVPVTRF; from the coding sequence ATGGGAATATTTGACGGAAAAGAAAACGAACTGACCCGGGTGATCCAGGAAACAGTCCCCGGCAAACAGGTGACCATCGCCCATGTCATTGCCGCACCCACCCAGGACATTTACGACCGCTTAGGAATTGACGGCCGGGGCGCCATCGGCATCCTCACCCTCACCCCTTATGAGACCGCCATTATTGCGGCGGACATTGCCACAAAGGCGGCGGATGTCGAGATCGGGTTTCTGGACCGGTTCACCGGATCTCTGGTGGTTGGCGGGGACGTTCAGAGTGTTGAAACTGCCCTGGAACAGGTGACAGATGTGCTGAAAACCGTTCTGGGATTTACCGTGGTGCCGGTCACCCGGTTTTAA
- the cutD gene encoding choline TMA-lyase-activating enzyme: MSTTTTIPTGSNCRGANADGAVIERKARVFNIQKYNMYDGPGVRTLVFFKGCPLRCKWCSNPESQKRHYQVLYKREVCVDCGACVDVCPSGVHKMSPEGIHEFVKNSKCIGCRLCEEACPVSALSVVGEEKTISELLEIVEEDKPFYDVSGGGVTLGGGEALMQPGAAVSLLAACKQAGINTAMETCGYAKTDNVLAVAEFCDLFLFDLKHMDSDRHFELTGVRNELILTNLTTLLNRRHNVKIRMPLLKGVNNTEADIARTIEFLMPFRDYKNFKGIDLLPYHKMGVSKYNRLGWEYPIEGDPSLSNEDLDRIEKAIQDYDFPVAVIRH; encoded by the coding sequence ATGAGTACGACGACCACCATACCCACCGGCTCCAACTGCCGGGGCGCCAATGCCGACGGCGCTGTAATTGAGCGGAAGGCCAGGGTTTTCAACATACAGAAGTATAACATGTATGACGGCCCGGGCGTCAGGACCCTTGTATTTTTCAAAGGGTGCCCCCTGAGGTGCAAATGGTGCTCCAATCCCGAAAGCCAGAAACGGCATTACCAGGTTCTGTACAAACGCGAAGTCTGCGTGGACTGCGGGGCCTGCGTCGACGTCTGCCCTTCCGGGGTCCATAAAATGTCCCCGGAGGGCATTCACGAATTTGTGAAAAATTCCAAGTGCATCGGATGCCGGCTCTGCGAAGAGGCCTGTCCGGTTTCCGCCCTCTCCGTTGTCGGCGAGGAAAAGACCATCTCCGAGCTTCTGGAAATCGTTGAAGAGGACAAGCCCTTTTACGATGTTTCCGGCGGCGGGGTGACCCTGGGAGGCGGGGAAGCCCTGATGCAGCCCGGTGCGGCGGTGAGCCTGCTGGCGGCCTGCAAGCAGGCGGGCATCAACACGGCCATGGAAACCTGCGGCTATGCCAAGACCGATAATGTCCTGGCCGTGGCCGAATTCTGCGACCTCTTTCTCTTTGACCTCAAGCACATGGATTCCGACCGCCACTTTGAGCTGACCGGTGTGAGAAACGAACTGATTCTCACCAATCTGACCACCCTGCTCAACCGGCGGCACAACGTTAAGATCAGGATGCCCCTGCTCAAGGGAGTGAACAATACGGAAGCGGATATTGCACGGACCATCGAGTTCCTCATGCCCTTCCGGGACTATAAGAATTTCAAGGGCATCGACCTTCTGCCCTACCATAAAATGGGGGTCAGCAAATACAATCGGCTGGGCTGGGAATATCCCATTGAGGGGGACCCGAGCCTCAGCAACGAAGATCTGGACAGAATCGAAAAGGCCATCCAGGATTATGATTTTCCGGTGGCGGTGATCCGCCACTAG